One region of Trinickia violacea genomic DNA includes:
- a CDS encoding EscU/YscU/HrcU family type III secretion system export apparatus switch protein, producing MSPAPRRSAAALVYDTQNGDAAPRVIAKGYGLVAEMIVQRAQEAGLYVHTAPEMVSLLMQVDLDSRIPPELYKAVAELLAWLYRLESGADERAAGQVVEVAGVVLDEDRGEKV from the coding sequence ATGAGCCCCGCGCCACGCAGGAGCGCGGCAGCGCTCGTCTACGACACGCAAAACGGCGACGCGGCGCCGCGCGTCATCGCAAAAGGCTACGGCCTCGTCGCCGAGATGATCGTGCAGCGCGCCCAGGAAGCCGGGCTCTACGTGCATACAGCGCCGGAAATGGTGTCGTTGTTGATGCAGGTCGACCTCGATTCGCGGATTCCGCCGGAGCTTTACAAGGCGGTCGCCGAATTGCTCGCCTGGCTCTACCGGCTCGAAAGCGGCGCGGACGAGCGCGCGGCGGGGCAGGTTGTCGAGGTGGCCGGCGTGGTGCTCGATGAGGATCGCGGCGAGAAGGTTTGA
- a CDS encoding flagellar hook-length control protein FliK — translation MTGIDTAIASLLANSIDSLLTNGVGSFSNTTTAQTGASSVAVDTTNAAAGLAGLLPDAQASAQTVLSEVALTLDAISRFGGEATPAVVGETPIWPAPPAINVAAGTSAELFPAFDSAAAAGGDAAASASAASQTQGAALSASTVPVGLLASALAQAVSDSGLFYESHLAQWLTGLRMVDSLAAEPQTRLAAGEVQLPLAWGGSPSAADADDATLSSWLDGQFSSLFGGGDDAQAPASAAAARSAQNMANASPAAANNAAMPGYAAASRAPMTFATSPFGASTFGAYPTGGTQAAQPASSPFAQQSSNSASQANSAAQSAPASIAASIHPATIPLVRQQLDLLATDQFRWTGEVWPGAKLDWTIEPDGGQHANRQGADPSDYEQPWRTRLTLALPTLGTVDAELTLTGTRLVARVQASPGGAARLSAEGDAFRRRLQAAGIELSGLSIREIGGTSPATGPSAASAAFAYARSAAASVDADDVVDAEVIDKSAATTSAAGSFKAPDAPAKPASTSPLDRLFQDPFEWGGS, via the coding sequence ATGACCGGAATCGACACTGCCATCGCGTCTTTGCTTGCGAACAGCATCGATAGCCTGCTGACCAACGGCGTCGGCTCGTTTTCCAATACCACGACCGCGCAGACCGGCGCGTCCTCGGTGGCGGTCGATACGACCAACGCCGCGGCTGGCCTTGCCGGCCTGCTTCCCGATGCGCAGGCTTCCGCCCAGACCGTGCTGTCCGAAGTCGCGCTGACGCTCGACGCGATCTCGCGCTTCGGCGGCGAGGCGACGCCCGCAGTGGTCGGCGAGACGCCGATCTGGCCTGCGCCGCCCGCGATCAACGTCGCGGCTGGGACGAGCGCGGAGCTGTTTCCGGCGTTCGATTCCGCGGCGGCTGCCGGCGGCGATGCCGCCGCTTCGGCGTCCGCCGCCTCGCAAACACAAGGCGCGGCGCTCTCGGCATCGACGGTGCCCGTCGGGCTGCTCGCGTCCGCGCTCGCGCAGGCCGTCTCCGACAGCGGCCTTTTCTACGAATCGCATCTCGCGCAATGGCTCACAGGCTTGCGCATGGTCGACTCGCTCGCCGCCGAGCCGCAAACGCGCCTCGCCGCGGGAGAGGTGCAGTTGCCGCTCGCCTGGGGCGGCAGCCCGAGCGCCGCCGATGCCGACGACGCCACCTTGAGTTCATGGCTCGACGGCCAGTTCTCGTCGCTCTTCGGCGGCGGGGACGACGCGCAAGCGCCGGCGAGCGCGGCAGCGGCGCGCAGCGCGCAGAACATGGCGAATGCCTCGCCGGCTGCCGCCAACAACGCGGCCATGCCGGGCTACGCGGCTGCGTCGCGCGCGCCGATGACGTTCGCGACGTCCCCGTTTGGGGCGAGCACGTTCGGCGCGTACCCGACAGGCGGCACGCAAGCCGCCCAGCCGGCTTCCTCCCCTTTCGCTCAGCAGTCGAGCAACAGCGCTTCGCAGGCGAACAGCGCCGCGCAGAGCGCGCCGGCTTCGATCGCCGCATCGATCCATCCGGCGACGATTCCGCTCGTGCGCCAGCAGCTCGATTTGCTCGCGACCGACCAGTTTCGCTGGACCGGCGAAGTCTGGCCCGGCGCCAAGCTCGACTGGACGATCGAGCCCGACGGCGGGCAGCACGCGAACCGCCAGGGCGCCGACCCCTCCGACTACGAGCAGCCGTGGCGCACGCGTCTCACGCTGGCGCTGCCGACGCTCGGCACCGTCGACGCGGAGCTCACGCTGACGGGCACGCGGCTCGTCGCGCGCGTGCAGGCGAGCCCGGGCGGGGCGGCGCGCCTGTCCGCCGAGGGTGACGCGTTCCGGCGCCGGCTGCAGGCGGCGGGTATCGAACTCTCCGGGCTGTCGATTCGCGAGATCGGCGGCACGAGCCCGGCGACAGGTCCGAGCGCCGCGTCGGCGGCCTTTGCGTATGCGCGTTCGGCGGCGGCGAGCGTCGATGCCGACGATGTCGTCGACGCCGAAGTCATCGACAAATCCGCCGCCACAACAAGCGCGGCCGGATCGTTCAAGGCGCCGGACGCGCCCGCGAAACCGGCGAGCACGAGTCCGCTCGATCGTCTTTTCCAAGATCCGTTCGAATGGGGCGGCTCATGA
- a CDS encoding PepSY-associated TM helix domain-containing protein, whose protein sequence is MNAPESIDLKPAAGSANRPAAVPLLDDAPQAERRRRSRRANFLKWLRKVHGWVGLWGAVLGLLFGTTGFLLNHRAGPLQISPGKPQVEQLQIALPQPAPQSPEALADWLKGELQFDGRIGKVKKEPAHPVAWGDRHTVQPESWTFNLAGPRNGVQAEYWVGNGFVSVKRSQNSFFATLNNLHKGVGLGIGWVLLIDTLAGAIILLSLTGVLLWTELNKRRTVGVVLVAGSVGAALLAGLF, encoded by the coding sequence TTGAACGCCCCCGAATCGATCGATCTGAAGCCTGCCGCGGGCAGCGCTAACCGGCCCGCCGCCGTTCCCCTTCTCGATGACGCTCCGCAAGCCGAACGCCGCCGCCGTTCGCGCCGCGCGAATTTTCTCAAATGGCTGCGCAAGGTGCATGGCTGGGTCGGGCTGTGGGGCGCGGTGCTGGGGCTCCTGTTCGGCACGACCGGTTTCCTGCTGAATCACCGCGCCGGGCCGCTGCAGATTTCGCCGGGCAAGCCGCAAGTCGAGCAATTGCAGATCGCCCTGCCGCAGCCCGCGCCGCAGTCGCCGGAAGCGCTGGCCGACTGGCTCAAAGGCGAGCTGCAGTTCGACGGCCGTATCGGCAAGGTGAAGAAAGAGCCGGCGCATCCGGTCGCGTGGGGCGACCGCCACACGGTCCAGCCCGAGTCGTGGACCTTCAACCTCGCAGGGCCGCGCAACGGCGTTCAGGCCGAGTACTGGGTGGGCAACGGCTTCGTGTCGGTCAAGCGCTCGCAAAATTCGTTCTTCGCGACGCTCAACAACCTGCATAAGGGCGTGGGTTTGGGCATCGGCTGGGTGCTGCTGATCGATACGCTCGCGGGCGCGATCATCCTGCTGTCGCTGACGGGCGTGCTGCTGTGGACCGAGCTGAATAAGCGGCGCACGGTTGGCGTCGTGCTGGTGGCGGGGTCGGTGGGGGCGGCGTTGCTGGCGGGGCTTTTCTGA
- a CDS encoding vWA domain-containing protein, with the protein MSTIAPASTTGAQPMLARNVVHFVRLLRGAGLPMSPAHAVDALAALRWVGIERRDDVRAALAALVVSAPDERDVFDAAFDLFWRDPDWEGKLRALMLPKVKSGMPPPVRNNRLADALAARRQQKPPSGEGDPPDRSPRELVARVTFSSEEHLRHRDFDTLSADEWRTLRHLIRGQRVSLATEPTRRLKAASHGTHADLRASSRHAVRAGGDWMVWKYRAAVKRKPPLVLLLDISGSMSSYSRAVLYFCHALLQSRERLQVFLFGTRLTNATRALRERDPDVAIAALAEQVVDWSGGTRIGAALAEFNRRWARRVLAGRATVLLVTDGLDHEAIDVLDTEMARLARFAHRLVWLNPLLRFAEFSPKARGVQAILPHVDAHRPVHNLDSLAAFGRDFAHLTRTPRGRAPVSSTYPSAEGL; encoded by the coding sequence ATGTCGACGATCGCACCCGCATCGACAACCGGCGCCCAGCCGATGCTCGCGCGCAACGTCGTGCACTTCGTGCGCCTGTTGCGCGGCGCGGGGCTGCCGATGTCGCCCGCGCACGCGGTCGATGCGCTCGCGGCGCTGCGCTGGGTCGGCATCGAGCGGCGCGACGACGTGCGCGCGGCACTCGCGGCGCTCGTCGTCAGCGCGCCCGACGAGCGCGACGTGTTCGACGCCGCGTTCGACCTCTTCTGGCGCGATCCCGACTGGGAAGGCAAGCTGCGCGCGCTGATGCTGCCGAAGGTGAAAAGCGGCATGCCGCCGCCCGTGCGCAACAACCGGCTCGCGGACGCGCTGGCGGCGCGGCGCCAGCAGAAGCCGCCCAGCGGCGAAGGCGACCCGCCCGACCGCTCGCCGCGCGAACTCGTCGCGCGCGTCACGTTCAGCTCGGAAGAACACCTGCGCCATCGCGATTTCGACACCTTGAGCGCCGACGAGTGGCGCACGCTGCGCCACTTGATCCGCGGCCAGCGCGTGTCGCTCGCAACCGAGCCCACGCGCCGCCTCAAGGCCGCGTCGCACGGCACGCACGCGGACCTGCGCGCGAGTTCGCGCCACGCCGTGCGCGCGGGCGGCGACTGGATGGTCTGGAAATACCGCGCCGCCGTGAAGCGCAAGCCGCCGCTCGTCTTGCTGCTCGACATCTCCGGCTCGATGAGCAGCTATTCGCGCGCGGTGCTCTACTTCTGCCACGCGCTGCTGCAATCGCGCGAACGGCTGCAAGTCTTTCTGTTCGGCACGCGGCTCACGAACGCGACGCGCGCGCTGCGCGAACGCGATCCCGATGTGGCGATCGCGGCGCTCGCGGAACAGGTCGTCGACTGGTCGGGCGGCACGCGCATCGGCGCCGCGCTCGCCGAATTCAACCGCCGCTGGGCGCGGCGGGTCCTCGCCGGCCGCGCGACGGTGCTGCTCGTCACCGATGGCCTCGATCACGAAGCGATCGACGTCCTCGACACCGAGATGGCCCGCCTCGCGCGCTTTGCGCATCGCCTCGTGTGGCTCAATCCGCTGCTGCGCTTCGCGGAGTTCTCGCCGAAGGCGCGCGGCGTCCAGGCGATCCTGCCCCATGTCGATGCGCACCGTCCGGTTCATAATCTGGATAGCCTCGCCGCATTCGGCCGGGACTTCGCCCACCTGACGCGCACGCCTCGCGGCCGCGCGCCAGTTTCATCAACGTATCCCAGCGCTGAGGGCTTGTAG
- the fliG gene encoding flagellar motor switch protein FliG translates to MNTEGLTKSALLLMSIGEEEAAEVFKFLGPREVQKIGAAMAALKNVTREQVEDVLQDFVKEAEKHTALSLDSSDYIRSVLTKALGEDKAGVLIDRILQGSDTSGIEGLKWMDSAAVAELIKNEHPQIIATILVHLDRDQASEIAECFTERLRNDVLLRIATLDGIQPAALRELDDVLTGLLSGSDNLKRSPMGGIRTAAEILNYMSSTFEESVLENVRQYDADLAQKIIDQMFVFENLLDLEDRAIQLLLKEVESEALIISLKGAPPALRQKFLSNMSQRAAELLAEDLDSRGPVRVSEVETQQRRILQIVRNLAESGQIVLGGKAEDAYV, encoded by the coding sequence ATGAACACCGAAGGTCTAACCAAGAGCGCGCTCCTGCTGATGTCGATCGGCGAGGAAGAAGCCGCCGAGGTATTCAAGTTCCTCGGGCCGCGCGAAGTGCAGAAGATCGGCGCGGCGATGGCCGCGCTCAAGAACGTGACGCGCGAGCAGGTCGAGGACGTGCTGCAGGACTTCGTCAAGGAAGCCGAAAAGCACACGGCGCTCTCGCTCGATTCGAGCGACTACATCCGCTCGGTGCTGACGAAGGCGCTCGGCGAGGACAAGGCCGGCGTGCTGATCGACCGCATCCTGCAAGGCAGCGACACGAGCGGCATCGAAGGGCTCAAGTGGATGGATTCGGCGGCGGTCGCCGAACTCATCAAGAACGAACACCCGCAGATCATCGCGACGATCCTCGTGCACCTGGATCGCGATCAGGCGTCGGAAATCGCCGAATGCTTCACCGAGCGTCTGCGCAACGACGTGCTGCTGCGGATCGCGACGCTCGACGGCATCCAGCCCGCCGCGCTGCGCGAACTCGACGACGTGCTCACCGGCCTCCTCTCCGGCAGCGACAACCTCAAGCGCAGCCCGATGGGCGGCATCCGCACGGCGGCCGAAATCCTCAACTACATGTCGAGCACGTTCGAAGAATCGGTGCTCGAGAACGTCCGCCAGTACGACGCGGATCTCGCGCAGAAGATCATCGATCAGATGTTCGTGTTCGAGAACCTGCTCGACCTGGAAGACCGCGCGATCCAGCTGCTGCTCAAGGAAGTGGAGTCGGAGGCGCTGATCATCTCGCTCAAGGGCGCGCCGCCCGCGCTGCGCCAGAAGTTCCTGTCGAACATGTCGCAGCGCGCGGCCGAACTGCTCGCCGAAGACCTCGATTCGCGCGGACCGGTGCGCGTGTCGGAAGTCGAGACGCAGCAGCGCCGCATCCTGCAGATCGTGCGCAACCTCGCCGAGAGCGGTCAGATAGTCCTCGGCGGCAAGGCGGAAGACGCGTATGTCTAG
- a CDS encoding flagellar protein FliT yields the protein MTQNAEYFARYEAIAAVSRKMLTAARRALWNDLVGLQEEYLTLVDGLKDAESNVMLDDGERARKYDLIRQILADDAAIRDLASPSVARLSALFATERPARVLKELYGAR from the coding sequence ATGACTCAGAACGCAGAATATTTTGCGCGATACGAAGCGATCGCGGCGGTGTCGCGCAAGATGCTGACTGCCGCGCGCCGCGCACTGTGGAACGATTTGGTCGGTCTGCAGGAGGAGTACCTGACGCTCGTCGACGGACTGAAGGACGCCGAATCGAACGTGATGCTCGACGACGGCGAGCGCGCGCGCAAGTACGACCTGATCCGGCAGATTCTCGCCGATGATGCGGCGATTCGCGATCTGGCGAGCCCGAGCGTGGCGCGCCTGTCGGCGCTCTTTGCGACCGAGCGTCCGGCGCGCGTGTTGAAGGAGCTGTACGGCGCGCGCTGA
- the fliF gene encoding flagellar basal-body MS-ring/collar protein FliF, which translates to MDSQANSLINPDTRMGLTGAQPATAGAGALPGGVGAAELGGGNGFAQRLSTLSQMRGNPRAPLIIAVAVLVAVVAALVLWSRAPDYKVLYSNLSDRDGGAIITALQQANIPYKFADAGGAILVPSDQVHEMRLRLAAQGLPKGGSVGFELMDNQKFGISQFAEQVNYQRALEGELEKTIESISTVREARVHLAIPKPSVFVRDKEAPSASVLVNLYPGRALDEGQVIAVTHMVASAVPDMPVKNVTIVDQDGNLLTQSSSSAGLDPTQLKYQRQIEHDTQQRIDAILAPLFGAGNAHSTVSADIDFSKNEQTAELYGPNATPTQSSIRSQQTSSSIESSTGAAQGVPGALSNTPPQPASAPIDAPASGANGASATPISEHKDSTTNYELNKTVRHTEGATGSIKRMSVAVVINNMPVTDAKGHLTMQPVPADLLTKVDQLVKDAMGYDAQRGDSVNVVNSAFTKIDDPFANVPWWRTPDMLALYKQIATWLGIGAVALFLYFVMVKPALRRAYPPPPPAAEPGTTAMALGAAGEPILLDGVPAEGADKAGTDDDGVKVNLLSFENEKHKFERNLDYARTIARQDPKIVATVVKNWVAE; encoded by the coding sequence ATGGATTCGCAGGCCAACTCTTTGATCAACCCCGACACCCGCATGGGCCTCACGGGCGCGCAACCTGCCACGGCAGGTGCGGGCGCGCTGCCCGGCGGCGTCGGCGCAGCGGAACTCGGCGGCGGCAACGGTTTTGCGCAGCGCCTGTCGACGCTCTCGCAGATGCGCGGCAACCCGCGCGCGCCGCTGATCATCGCGGTCGCGGTGCTCGTGGCCGTCGTCGCCGCGCTCGTGCTCTGGTCGCGCGCGCCGGACTACAAGGTGCTCTACAGCAACCTCTCGGACCGCGACGGCGGCGCGATCATCACCGCGCTCCAGCAGGCCAACATCCCGTACAAGTTCGCCGACGCCGGCGGCGCGATCCTCGTGCCGTCCGACCAGGTGCACGAGATGCGCCTGCGCCTCGCCGCACAGGGGCTGCCCAAGGGCGGCTCGGTCGGCTTCGAACTGATGGACAACCAGAAGTTCGGCATCAGCCAGTTCGCCGAGCAGGTCAATTACCAGCGCGCGCTCGAAGGCGAGCTCGAAAAGACCATCGAATCGATCTCGACCGTGCGCGAGGCGCGCGTGCATCTCGCGATCCCGAAGCCGTCCGTGTTCGTGCGCGACAAGGAAGCGCCCTCGGCGTCGGTGCTCGTCAATCTGTATCCGGGCCGCGCGCTCGACGAAGGCCAGGTGATCGCGGTCACGCACATGGTGGCGTCCGCGGTGCCCGACATGCCGGTCAAGAACGTCACGATCGTCGACCAGGACGGCAACCTGCTCACGCAATCGTCGTCGAGCGCCGGCCTCGACCCGACCCAGCTCAAGTATCAGCGCCAGATCGAGCACGACACGCAGCAGCGCATCGACGCGATCCTCGCCCCGCTCTTCGGCGCAGGCAACGCGCACTCGACGGTCAGCGCCGACATCGACTTCTCGAAGAACGAGCAGACCGCCGAGCTGTACGGCCCGAACGCCACCCCGACGCAAAGCTCGATCCGCAGCCAGCAGACGAGCTCGTCGATCGAATCGTCGACCGGCGCAGCGCAAGGCGTGCCGGGCGCGCTCTCGAACACGCCGCCGCAGCCGGCGTCCGCGCCGATCGATGCGCCCGCGAGCGGCGCAAACGGCGCGTCGGCGACGCCGATCTCCGAGCACAAGGATTCGACGACCAACTACGAGCTCAACAAGACGGTCCGCCACACGGAAGGCGCGACCGGCAGCATCAAGCGGATGTCGGTGGCGGTCGTGATCAACAACATGCCGGTCACCGACGCGAAGGGCCACTTGACGATGCAGCCCGTGCCGGCCGATCTGCTCACGAAGGTCGATCAGCTCGTCAAGGACGCGATGGGCTACGACGCGCAGCGCGGCGACTCGGTCAACGTCGTCAACAGCGCGTTCACGAAGATCGACGACCCGTTCGCGAACGTCCCGTGGTGGCGCACGCCCGACATGCTCGCGCTCTACAAGCAGATCGCGACGTGGCTCGGCATCGGTGCGGTGGCGCTGTTCCTCTACTTCGTGATGGTGAAGCCGGCGCTGCGCCGCGCGTACCCGCCGCCCCCGCCGGCGGCCGAGCCGGGCACGACGGCCATGGCCCTCGGCGCGGCAGGCGAGCCGATTCTGCTCGACGGCGTGCCGGCGGAAGGCGCGGACAAGGCCGGCACCGACGACGACGGCGTCAAGGTGAACCTGCTCTCGTTCGAGAACGAGAAGCACAAATTCGAACGGAACCTGGACTACGCGCGCACGATCGCGCGCCAGGATCCGAAGATCGTCGCGACGGTCGTCAAGAACTGGGTGGCTGAATGA
- a CDS encoding AbrB/MazE/SpoVT family DNA-binding domain-containing protein: protein MVSATVTSKGQVTIPADVRTQLGLSAGDRIEFVLNEATGRYEVIPATGSVTALKGVIRKPAKLISIDEMNAAIVEQGASA from the coding sequence ATGGTTTCTGCGACCGTAACATCAAAGGGGCAGGTCACAATTCCAGCGGATGTGCGCACCCAACTTGGGTTGTCGGCGGGCGATCGAATCGAGTTCGTCCTCAACGAAGCAACGGGCCGATACGAGGTGATCCCTGCCACTGGCTCGGTCACGGCACTCAAGGGCGTCATCCGCAAACCGGCAAAACTGATTTCGATTGACGAGATGAACGCCGCAATTGTTGAGCAGGGAGCTTCGGCCTGA
- a CDS encoding CoxG family protein, whose product MELTESYTLPVPQWRTWEALNDTTILQASIPGCDAIEADGENAYAVSLSVSVGPVKARFKGRLELTGINAPHAYTIVFEGQGGAAGFGKGSAQVTLEPEDTEATKLTYTAHAQIGGKLAQIGSRLVDGAARKIAGEFFKRFSAQVTGEVVDGEAALAAGDNADDADEADDDEVEKSRVEGEEEAGESAHTGKGSKSWKAWISKF is encoded by the coding sequence ATGGAATTGACGGAAAGCTATACGCTGCCCGTGCCGCAATGGCGCACGTGGGAAGCGTTGAACGACACCACGATTCTGCAGGCGTCGATTCCCGGTTGCGATGCCATCGAGGCAGACGGCGAAAACGCCTACGCGGTATCGCTGAGCGTCTCGGTCGGCCCGGTGAAGGCGCGCTTCAAGGGCCGCCTGGAGCTCACCGGCATCAACGCGCCGCATGCCTACACGATCGTCTTCGAAGGACAAGGCGGCGCGGCCGGCTTCGGCAAAGGCAGCGCACAGGTCACGCTGGAGCCCGAGGACACCGAAGCGACGAAGCTCACGTACACGGCGCACGCGCAGATCGGCGGCAAGCTTGCGCAGATCGGCTCGCGGCTCGTCGACGGCGCCGCGCGCAAGATCGCGGGCGAGTTCTTCAAGCGCTTTTCGGCGCAGGTGACGGGCGAGGTGGTGGACGGTGAAGCGGCGCTCGCTGCGGGCGACAATGCGGACGACGCGGACGAGGCGGACGACGACGAAGTCGAAAAAAGCCGAGTCGAAGGTGAAGAAGAAGCCGGCGAATCGGCTCATACAGGAAAAGGAAGCAAGTCATGGAAAGCGTGGATCTCGAAGTTCTGA
- the fliE gene encoding flagellar hook-basal body complex protein FliE: MTVTAINSALQQLQTLAAQATDSAQAQSESNGAATAGTFSAALKASLDKISDDQLKATNESKAFELGAPNVSLNDVVIDGQKANIGFQFGLQVRNKLVSAYNDIMQMSV, from the coding sequence ATGACTGTCACTGCGATAAATTCCGCCCTGCAGCAATTGCAGACGCTGGCGGCGCAAGCCACGGACAGCGCCCAAGCGCAAAGCGAAAGCAACGGCGCCGCCACGGCGGGCACGTTCTCGGCGGCGCTCAAGGCGTCGCTCGACAAGATCAGCGACGACCAGCTCAAGGCCACCAATGAATCCAAGGCGTTCGAACTCGGCGCGCCGAACGTGTCGCTCAACGATGTGGTGATCGACGGTCAGAAGGCCAACATCGGCTTCCAGTTCGGACTGCAGGTGCGCAACAAGCTCGTCTCGGCCTACAACGACATCATGCAGATGTCGGTTTGA
- a CDS encoding XdhC family protein has product MESVDLEVLKSSARWLDEGHRALLVTVVKTWGSSPRPEGAMLAVRDDGLVVGSVSGGCIEDDLIDRVRRLGIEQKRPESVKYGITAEEAHRFGLPCGGTIQLVLEPLTKASGIAELLAAVQAGQLVARTLDMATGAARLDPAQATDGVDFDEQRLLTIHGPRYRMLVIGAGQLSRYLCNIAVGLDYHVTVCDPREEYTDEWDVPGTTIVRTMPDDTVLDMKLDERCAVIALTHDPKLDDLALMEALKTPAFYVGALGSRRNNAARRERLKEFDLSETELARLHGPVGIYIGSRTPPEIAVSILAEVTAAKNGVSLPMILQVEGAKAAREMAAGAGSACEV; this is encoded by the coding sequence ATGGAAAGCGTGGATCTCGAAGTTCTGAAGTCGAGCGCGCGATGGCTCGATGAGGGACATCGTGCGCTATTGGTCACGGTGGTGAAGACGTGGGGCTCGTCGCCGCGTCCCGAGGGCGCGATGCTCGCGGTGCGCGACGACGGGCTCGTGGTGGGGTCGGTGTCGGGCGGCTGCATCGAAGACGATTTGATCGATCGCGTGCGCCGGCTCGGCATCGAGCAGAAGCGGCCCGAGTCGGTGAAGTACGGCATCACGGCCGAAGAGGCGCATCGCTTCGGGCTGCCGTGCGGCGGCACGATCCAGCTCGTGCTGGAGCCGTTGACGAAGGCGAGCGGCATCGCCGAATTGCTCGCGGCGGTGCAGGCGGGCCAGCTCGTCGCGCGCACGCTCGACATGGCAACCGGCGCGGCTCGCCTCGATCCTGCGCAAGCGACCGACGGCGTCGACTTCGACGAGCAGCGCCTCTTGACGATCCATGGCCCGCGCTACCGGATGCTCGTGATCGGCGCGGGGCAGTTGTCGCGCTACCTATGCAACATTGCGGTCGGGCTCGACTACCACGTGACGGTGTGCGACCCGCGCGAGGAGTACACCGACGAGTGGGACGTGCCTGGCACGACGATCGTGCGCACGATGCCCGACGACACCGTGCTCGACATGAAGCTCGACGAACGCTGCGCCGTGATCGCCCTCACGCACGATCCGAAGCTCGACGATCTCGCGCTGATGGAGGCGTTGAAGACGCCGGCGTTCTACGTGGGCGCGCTGGGGTCGCGCCGCAACAATGCGGCGCGGCGCGAACGGCTGAAGGAGTTCGACTTGAGCGAGACCGAGCTGGCGCGGCTGCATGGGCCGGTCGGCATTTATATCGGTAGCCGCACGCCGCCGGAGATTGCGGTGTCGATTCTCGCCGAGGTGACGGCCGCGAAGAATGGCGTGTCGCTGCCGATGATCCTGCAGGTGGAAGGGGCGAAGGCCGCGCGGGAGATGGCGGCGGGGGCGGGGTCGGCTTGTGAGGTTTGA
- the fliS gene encoding flagellar export chaperone FliS — protein MYSPGHSGANAYARVGVETGVMGANPHRLIAMLYQGARQAIAQARLHFQQNNIGPRGEAIGKAIRIVDSGLRASLNLEAGGEIAIRLDSLYQYMTNRLLEANVTQSESMLVEVDRLLATLEEAWIGIAPEIAKMAAQPSPERIR, from the coding sequence ATGTATTCCCCAGGACACTCTGGAGCGAACGCGTACGCGCGCGTCGGCGTCGAGACCGGGGTCATGGGCGCCAATCCGCACCGCCTGATCGCGATGCTGTACCAGGGTGCACGGCAGGCCATCGCGCAGGCGCGGCTGCATTTTCAGCAGAACAACATCGGGCCGCGCGGCGAAGCAATCGGCAAGGCGATCCGGATCGTCGACAGCGGTTTGCGGGCGTCGCTCAATCTGGAGGCGGGGGGTGAGATCGCAATTCGGCTCGATTCGCTCTACCAGTACATGACCAACCGGCTTTTAGAGGCCAACGTGACGCAAAGCGAATCGATGCTGGTCGAAGTCGACCGGCTGCTTGCGACGCTCGAGGAAGCCTGGATCGGAATTGCCCCAGAAATCGCGAAGATGGCGGCACAGCCATCGCCGGAACGCATTAGATGA